In Ostrea edulis chromosome 10, xbOstEdul1.1, whole genome shotgun sequence, one genomic interval encodes:
- the LOC130050723 gene encoding uncharacterized protein LOC130050723: protein MHASGSPRLVPGMSSSTPYARRRESVSGYVSDDACIDDERCTCPASNNRPVMPEIRPRIDANQHGQVRSKPRNFVKPSTYHGTGLWNDYLSHFESVCLLNEWTDIEKGLYLAASLRGQAQGVLGNQPRDERQSYQKLVKALQDRFAPVNQTELYRAQLRERRQKASESLPEMGQDVRRLVNLAYPTAPDDVREILATEQFLDGLHSSEMRLKIKQARPVNLNDAIQRAVELEAYNRAESRRIDAVRVMSGSSADLSKESKLDQFMETVEKNMLSLQRDIRDLKQWKFQSQGQKRMPHTSMKDQARKCYNCGSDKHLKRNCPQLSKELEHSSNSRETEHKRTDAGLGKDNNACDQYSRVVHSINEKGVYVTARIHGMDTYLLVDTGATVSLLSTICYDNIARATGQSLTKVDRDVLSASGSALKVLGKVAVDFNLDGTALQHEMIIADITVDGILGLDFLVRHKAVIDMCLHQISISGTEHPIKLEGSASSYKVAIVHRVTVPPRSELMVEGQICTGSDGGLPTQAGLIEPSENFQKSGSCFLAKTLVRRQNTVPLRIMNISEDSKTIYPGTVVGKLSAIDEVLNLVPGEHQGLDENNDMPSYLQDLYTNSTKHMDNDDRVKAKTLLLKYASLFSTTDEDVGRTAKVRHKIETGTHAPS from the coding sequence ATGCATGCATCCGGTAGCCCGAGACTCGTACCAGGGATGAGTAGCAGTACCCCGTATGCAAGACGGAGAGAGAGTGTAAGTGGATATGTCAGTGATGATGCATGCATAGATGATGAGAGATGTACTTGTCCTGCATCTAACAACAGACCGGTGATGCCCGAGATACGTCCTAGGATCGATGCAAACCAGCATGGACAGGTCCGGTCTAAGCCCCGAAACTTTGTAAAACCATCAACATATCATGGCACAGGTCTCTGGAATGATTACCTGTCTCATTTCGAGTCTGTATGTCTGTTGAATGAGTGGACAGATATTGAGAAAGGTTTATACTTGGCGGCATCCCTTAGAGGACAAGCACAAGGTGTTTTAGGAAATCAGCCCAGGGATGAGAGACAGAGCTATCAGAAGCTAGTTAAAGCCCTCCAGGATAGATTTGCTCCAGTAAACCAGACTGAGCTTTACAGAGCACAGCTGAGAGAAAGGAGACAAAAGGCATCTGAAAGTTTGCCGGAGATGGGTCAAGACGTACGGAGGCTTGTTAACTTAGCTTACCCGACTGCTCCTGATGACGTAAGGGAAATACTGGCCACAGAACAGTTCTTGGATGGATTACATAGTTCAGAGATGCGTCTCAAGATAAAACAGGCAAGACCTGTAAACCTGAATGATGCGATACAGCGAGCTGTTGAACTAGAAGCATACAACAGGGCAGAGAGTCGCCGGATAGATGCTGTCAGAGTCATGAGTGGAAGTTCTGCAGACTTGTCCAAGGAGTCCAAACTTGATCAATTCATGGAGACAGTAGAAAAGAACATGCTATCATTACAGCGTGATATTAGGGATTTGAAACAATGGAAGTTtcagtcacaaggtcaaaaacgtATGCCGCATACATCCATGAAGGATCAAGCAAGAAAATGTTACAACTGCGGATCCGATAAGCATCTTAAAAGAAACTGTCCGCAATTAAGTAAAGAGCTGGAGCACAGTAGTAATTCAAGAGAGACTGAACACAAGAGGACTGATGCAGGTCTAGGGAAAGATAATAACGCATGTGACCAATATTCTAGAGTTGTACATTCAATAAACGAAAAGGGGGTTTATGTCACAGCTCGTATTCATGGAATGGATACATACCTGCTAGTTGACACAGGTGCTACAGTGTCCTTGCTATCTACTATTTGTTATGATAACATTGCAAGAGCTACAGGCCAATCTTTGACTAAAGTTGACAGAGATGTATTATCAGCTAGTGGATCAGCACTGAAGGTGCTGGGAAAGGTTGCAGTAGATTTTAACCTGGATGGAACCGCGTTACAACATGAAATGATCATAGCTGATATAACAGTAGATGGAATTCTTGGATTAGATTTCCTGGTTAGGCATAAGGCGGTAATTGACATGTGCTTGCATCAGATATCAATCTCTGGTACAGAACACCCTATCAAGCTGGAAGGGTCTGCAAGCTCATATAAAGTAGCCATCGTACATAGAGTCACAGTGCCACCTAGATCAGAACTGATGGTAGAAGGACAGATATGTACCGGTTCGGATGGAGGACTGCCAACCCAAGCTGGACTGATAGAGCCCTCAGAAAATTTTCAGAAGTCAGGTTCTTGTTTTCTGGCCAAAACACTTGTCCGTAGACAGAACACCGTGCCGCTTCGTATCATGAATATCTCAGAGGATAGTAAAACCATATACCCAGGTACGGTTGTTGGAAAATTATCTGCGATTGATGAGGTTTTGAATTTAGTGCCAGGAGAACACCAGGGTCTGGATGAAAACAATGATATGCCATCATATCTGCAAGACCTTTACACAAACAGCACTAAACATATGGATAACGACGATAGGGTTAAAGCTAAAACTCTACTTCTGAAGTATGCATCACTCTTTTCTACAACCGATGAAGACGTTGGTAGAACTGCCAAAGTCAGACACAAGATTGAGACTGGTACCCATGCACCCAGTTAG